The uncultured Desulfatiglans sp. DNA window ACTTTAGAACAAAGTAGAAACGCCCACCCTTGGGGTGGAGGTTTCTACTTTGTTCTAAAAAAGGAATATATGGAATCAGAGCTGGATTGAGATAAAAATCCGTGATATCGACAGAGAACTAGACACTGCAGGCGACGCTTGTACCTTGCGCACCTGAGCATTCGGTTCGATACAGGAAGAATGTGATCACTGGCAAAAGCATATGGAAGCCACTTTTACAATGGATGGTTACCGGAGAGGCGGGCCGACTTAGGATGTCGAGACGGTTACCGAAATGGCCGGGACGGCTTACGGTGCCCGGACTTTACCTCCATGTCCCCTTCTGCAAGAACCCCTGTCCCTATTGCCCATACAACCGTATTAAATATGACGAAAGTCTCTTCATGGCATACGAGAAGGCTGTTAAAGAGGAGATCGATTTATATGGTCCGCACTTAGATGGGCAGGCGTTTTGCTCACTTTACATAGGCGGGGGAACGCCGACCGTAAACTGGCGTGGACTTGTTTCCATTGTTTGCCACCTGCAAGAGCGGTTTCAAAAAATCGGAGATATCTGTGTTGAGCTGCACCCCGGAAGTATGGAAGTGGACTGTCTTTCCGCGCTGAAGGATATAGGCGTTACTATGCTCTCCATTGGGGTTGAGTCCACCTCTGATGTCATGCTGAAGCGCATCAAGAGAAGTCATGATGCCCGCGTAGCGCTTGAGGCGGTGAAACGATCCATGAGAATGGGATTTAAATCAGTCAACGTCGACTTGATGTTTGCCCTTCCCGGCCAGACCCTTTCGGAATGGGAGCACGATGTTAAAACGGTTGTGGGACTTGGTGTCGATCAGCTGAGCACTTACCCGATGTTCTCATTTCCATACTCTGATCTTGGCAAGAGTAATAGCCTTCAGCAAGTGGAACGTCCATCTCATTGCCGCGTCAAATCTATGTTGGAATTCAGTGACAAGCATTGCGAAGAGAATGGATTGCAGCAGTGTACTGTGTGGAGCTGGGTTAAACCCTGGAAAGGGAAGTTCAGTTCAATCACCCGCCATCACTTTATTGGTTTTGGGCCAAGCGCGGCCTCCATGACAGGCGCAGATTTTTACGTCAATACTTTCGATGTCAAGGCCTACGCAACCAGACTGCCATCAGCGCGACCCGTTGCGGTATCTATGCCGATACAGCGTCGACTTGAGATGGCGTATTGGCTTTATTGGCGCATCTATGAACTGGAAGCGTCTAGTGAAGAATTTCGTAGAGTTTTTGGCTCAAATGCCTGCCTGGATGCCGAGTTTGGACATTTGTTGCGCCCTCTGATACCGATGGGGCTGGTCGATCGCACGAACGACACCTACCGCATCACGAAATCGGGAGCATATTGGATTCACCGATTGCAGAATGAGTATAGCCTAAGCTATATTAACCACTTGTGGGGTAGATGCCGAAAAGAACCATGGCCAGAAGAAGTAAAACTATGATCCAATAGCTCGTGTTAACGCCGGTCAAAAAATGGACAAGTATGGCCGGTAGAAAAGTGGCCAAACTTGGCGGCTAAAAAACCTGGATTGTATGTTCTTCCTTTTTCTTGCTCTGTAAACCCTGCCTTTTCTTTCTGGATCTGCTTCTTTCTCTTTTTAATTTGTCTTTTCGTGCTATCTAAAAAGATTAGACTTATAAGTGTTATGGTTGTCATCCACGGCGAGGGCAACCATGAACCAAACTGTCCGATGCGTCCATTTTGGATCTGTTTTCGAGCGTAATCCGCGCATCAAGATCCTACAGCTTCAGGCCAGATTACCAACTGGAAAGCGTTTCCCTTGTTTTCGGATACCGGCCGGCATCCTCGAAGCTCTTCTCGAAGTCAGCGTGTCGGCGATGATCTGCGGCGATGGGCGATGGCGGGCCGTCAGGCGGATCCCGCCGAAGGCTTTCCTTTACGAGCCCTCGGGAAGTTGGGGTATCCATAGACAAAAAGACCACCAAGAAGAAGGTCCCACTCACCTGCAAACGTTCACTACAGGGCGGAAAACATCACGTAGGGTGGGTGGCGAGCCGGCCTTTTCCCATTGGCTATTGCGGCGGAGGTTCGCCGGCCTCATTCCAGCCGCGCGCCCGGTAATACTCGGCCAGCATCGTGGCCATTTGAGCCTCGGTGATCCCCTTGCCCTCCTCGGGAAGGACTTCCTGGTGGAAACGGGGAGGGAGATTGTCGTCCAGCCTGGTCCAGCCCTCGCGGATGTTGAATCGGCGGGTGTCGTCTTTGACCCTGGCGGCGATGGCGCGCATGGAATCCCGCTCCAATTCGAGCCCGGTCACGGCTTTCAGAATGGTGGCGAGCTGTTCCCACTGGTAGAGGTCCCGGTAAAAGCGGCATAGGATCAGCGTGTCGAACACGGTCAGACGGTCTTCCCACTCGGCGAAGACGGCCGCTTTACCTTCGATGGTTTCCGAATCGACGATACCGGCCAGTTCCGGCTTGTAGAACGTGGCCCGGAGGTGGCAGGCGCCGCGTTCCGATGCGCCGTAAGCGAGTCCCATGCCCTTGAGGACACGCGGGTCGTAGCCGGCCGGTTCGAGCCCTTTGACATGGACGGCCTGGTCGGACATTCCCCAGGCCTGCGCGGTGTTTCGGATGCCTTGGGCCAGAAGGTCGCCTATCCCACGCCGCGCGGCGATGTCTTTCAACAGCCGTGCGATGGCGTCCACGTCGCCGTAGTCGATGTGATACTCGATCCGCTTCTGCCGGGCGGCTTCGATCGTCAGCCCGGCCAGGTTCCCGGCGGTGATCGTGTCCAGGCCGAGGCGGTCGCACAGATCGTTGAGATAGAGGATTTCCTCGATGCTGTCGATTTCGCACAGCCCGCCGAACGCGTAGATGGTTTCATACTCCGGCCCCTCGAGGCGCAGGCCTTTGTGGCGACCTGATTTGACCGTCGATAGCCGCCCGCAGGCCATGAAGCATTTCAGACAGGACCGGGGCTGGACTTCACAGCGCTGATGCAGCGCATCGGCGTTGATTCCGGATGCTCCTTCGAAACGCCCCTTCTGCCAGTAACGCGTCGGGAACCCGCCGGCCTTGTTCATGATGTCCACCAGCATGGGCGTTCCTTTGGTTTTGTAGGCGATGACGCCCGGATTGTCCTTCGACTCGGCGGCGATCTCGCGGATGAACTGCCTGAGCAGTCTGTCATCGGCGAACGACTTCTTGCGCCGGCCGTGGAAGGCGATGGCCTTGATCTTCTTGGACCCCATGACGGCCCCGACGCCGGTGCGGCCGGCGCTCCGCCAGTGATCGTTTTCGATCACCGCGAAGGCGACCAGGTTCTCGCCTGCCGGTCCGATGCAGACCGTGCCGCAGCCGCCGCCGGCCGGGCGGTTTCTTTTGATCCAGTCGTTGACCCGGTCTTCGGTTTCATAGGTTTCCAGACCCCACAGGTCCGAGGCGGGATGGAAATAGACGGTTTCCTCGTTGATTTCGAGCCAGACAGGGGCATCGGCGGCTCCGTGGACCATGAGGGCGTCGAATCCGCAGGCAGCCATCTGTTCGGCCAGTTTGCCGCCGGAGTAGGATTCGGAGTAAAACCCGGTCTGGGGGGATTTGGTGAACACCCCGTGGCGGCACGATCCCCATATGCCGCTGCCGGATACCGGGCCGATGGCGAAAATGAGGCGGTTCTCCGCTCCCAGGGGGTCTACGCCTCCCGGGTTGTTCTCCAGCAGCAGACGGGTCGCCAGACCCTTCCCGCCCAGCGTTTCTTTGAGGAGGTCATCGGAAATCGACCTGGATCCAAAGGTTTTCCGCGACACATCGACATTGAGAACCGTGTTGTAAAAGCCGAACATGGGGTCTCTCCTGCAGGTGCATCGATGCCTAAAGAGGCTTCCCTGCGTTCAGGGCCTGTCGATCGGCGGCGGTGCGCTCAGCACCGGCCGTTACAGAACGCTCAGATAGATCCTCTCGGCGTCCTCCTGGGTCATGGTTCGGGGGTTGTTGGCCAAGAGCCGGGTGACCTTCATGACCCCCTGAGCCAGGTTCGGGATGTCCGATTCCTGGATGCCGAAAAGGCTCAGATGGGCCGGGATGCGGAGATCCGCAGCTAGGGTGCGCATGGCATCCACGGCCGCCAGGGCCATGTCGCGAAGGCTCATGCCCTCGATCTCCTCGCCCAGGAGTTCAGCCATTTCGGCGAATTTGGGCAGGTTGCCGAGCATGTTGAATTCCATGACCGGGGCCAGCATGATGCTGTTGGCCACCCCGTGGGGGATATGAAACTCGGCGCCGATGGGGTAGGCGAAGGCATGCACGGCGGTCACGCCGGCGTTGGCGAAGGCCATCCCGGCAAGAAGGCTGCCTTCCAGCATGCAGGTGCGGGCCTCCAGATCCTGGCCGTTCGCAAAGGCGGTGCGGATATTGTCGGCAAGGAGGCTGATCGCCTCGCGGGCGAGCATGTCCGTCATAGGGTAGGCGTTTTTGGAGGTAAAGGCTTCCACCGCGTGGATCAGGGCATCCATGCCAGTAGCGGCGGTGACCTGCGGCGGCAGATCGAGGGTCAGCTCCGGGTCCAGAAGGGCTACCGAAGGAAACAGATAGGGGCTGACCACCCCTTTTTTCAGCTTCTCCGCTTCGTCTGACAGGATGACGATCGGGGTCACTTCGCTGCCGGTGCCCGCAGTAGTGGGGACAATCAGGGTCTTGCGGCCGGGTCTGGGAACCAGGTCGACCCCGAAATAATCGGCCAGATCGCCGTCGTTTTCAACCATCAAGGCGGCTATTTTGGCGATGTCGATGGAGGAGCCGCCTCCGAGCCCGATCACGACATCCGCGCCGGAAGCGCGCAAGGCGTCTGCGGCATCCCTGGCGATCTCCAGCCTTGGATCGGGTTCGACCTTGTCATAGCATGAGAAGGCCAGGCCGTCATCCCGCAGCACCCGCTCGAGCCGTTCGGCGATTCCCGTCTTCACCAGGCCCGGGTCGGTGACGATCAGGACCTTGCCGCCGCCGAGCCGCTTGACTTCGGCGGGGATCTGGGCAAGACAGCCGGCGCCCATGACGATGCGCGGCGTGGTCTGAAACAAGAGAGTCTTTTGCATGATTGGCATTTTCCTGTCCATTGAGTGTTTGCGGACGAGTGGTGCCTGGAGCGTTAAACCGCCAGATAGGTCTTCTGGATGTCTTCCGCCTGACGAAACGCCTCGACCGTTCCACCATACACCACGTGACCCTTGTCGAGCAATACCACGCGATCCGAAACGGCCATGGCGAAGCGCATGTTCTGCTCGGAGAGCAGGATGGTCGTTTTGGCCTCTTTCAGATCGAGGATCAGGCCCCTGAGCGTTCCTACGATGACCGGGGACAGCCCCTCGGAAGGTTCATCGAGCAGCAGCAGGTCCGGGTTGCCCATCAGAGCCCGGGCAATGGTGAGCATTTGCTGCTCCCCGCCCGACAGCGTTCCGCCTGTCCGGCCGGCCATGACTGCCAGAACTGGAAACTGCTCGAAAACGGATTCGAGGTTCCAGCGGCCCGAACGACCTGGAATACGCCCCAGCTCGAGGTTTTCACGGACGGTGAACGGTCCCAGAATGCGGCGGTCTTCAGGGACGAACCCCAGGCCCATCCGGGCCATCTTGTAAGCCGCCAGGCCGGTGCATTCGTTGTCTTTAAAAAAGACCCGGCCTTCCCTGGGGGGGGTCAATCCGACCAGCGAGCGGAAGGTGGTGGATTTTCCCACGCCGTTTCGCCCCATCAGGCAGACCGTTTCACCCGTGTCCACATCCAGGCTGACATTGAAGAGAATATGGCTTCGGCCGTAATAGGTGTTGAGATCGACGGCCCTGAGGATCCTTTCCATCAGAACTCTTCTCCCAGGTATGCAGTGATGACCTGTTTGTTGGCGCGGATCTTTTCGGGGGTGTCATCCGCCAGGAGCGTTCCCTGCTGGAGCACCCTTACGGTCTGGGCGATGCCGAAGACCATGTCCATGTCGTGTTCGATGAAGACGAGGCTCAGATCGAAATCTTTCCAGAGCTTGAGGATCAGTTCCTTGGTGTGGAGGCGCTCTTCAGGGGACATCCCGGCGGTTGGTTCGTCCAGCAGCAGCAATCTGGGCCGGAGAGCCAGAGCTATTCCGATGTCGAGCAGTTTCTGGTCTCCGTGCGCCAGCTCGAACGCCATACGGTGGGCTTGCTGGTCGAGTCCGAGGCTTTCCAGAACCGCATGTGCATCCTCGGTGGCCTGCTGGAAATGTTCGACCGGGTGCAGGTATTTCCGGGTTTGGCTCAGCTTGGACAAACAAGCCACGCGAATGTTGTTCAGGACGGTTTCATCCGGAAAAATGGAGGCGATCTGAAACGCGCGGCCGATTCCCAGGGCAACGATCTGTTGGGGGGATTTCCCGATGATCTCGTGCCCATCGAACATAATGCTGCCCCCGTCCGGTCTAAAGCGCCCGGTGATCTGATTGAAGAGTGTGGTCTTGCCTGCCCCGTTGGGTCCGATGATGGCGGAAATCTCCCCCGGCATCACGGCGAAACTCACATCGCTGGTGACGTGGAGGCCGCCGAAGGACTTGTTCAGGGATGTTATTTGAAGGATGGGCGTCATCTTCAGCTTGACCTCCCCGTGTCGGTTTTACCGAACCGCACCTTGAGGCTCAACGCCTCGCCGACGATCCCCTTGGGAAAGATGATCACCATGAAGAGCATGACCGATCCGATGATCAAGGGCCAGTACTCAGTAACGGCCCCGATATTGTCTTCCAGGAGGATGAAAACGGCGGCGCCGAAAAAAGGCCCGAAGAACTGGCTGATGCCCCCGAGCACCGACATGAGGATGGCCTCGCCGGAAGTGGTCCACAGAAGCATATCGGTGTGAATCGAGCTGTCGACACCGGCCATTATACCTCCGGCCAATGCCGCGAAGAAAGATGAGATCATGTAAATGCGCAGTTGGTTGCGGCGCACCCGGCGCCCCAAAAACCGGATGCGCTCCGGGTTCTGCTGAATACAGCGCAGAATCATGCCGAACGGACTGTAGGCCATTCGCTTGAGGGTCCAGATGGAAAGGAACACCAGTAGCAGCACGAAATAATAATACACGATCCGGTTCTGGAGAATTCCAGGGGGGATGATTCCCTGGATGCCGTCATCGCCGCCCGTGAAATCGTACCATTTGAAGGTGATCTGCCAGGCAAGCTGAGCGAAGGCAAGGGTGAGCATGGTGAAGTAAACGCCTCCGACACGAATGACCAGAAGCCCCAGCAAAAATGAGAGCAAGAAGGCCATCAGCAGCCCTGCCGCCAAAGCAGGCAGAAACCAGGCGCTGCCCAGGTAGTCTACCATGAGGCCGACGCTGTAGGCGCCCAGCCCATAATACAACGCCTGCCCAAAGGAGAGCATGCCTGTGATGCCCCAGAGCATGTTGAATGAGACGGCGAACAAACCCCAGACGAGGATGTGGCTTGCCACATTGAGCTTGTAGGGGGAATTCGTGATGACAGGTACCATGGCAAAAATCAGGACCAGAAGCCCAAGCGGGGAAGCCGGTATCAAACGGCGAGTGATCTTCTCTAACATAGGCCTACCTTGTCCGACGTGCGGAGAACAGTCCCTCCGGCTTGAAAACCAAGACAATCACCAAAATGAGAAAGCTGAAAAGGGTTGCCCATTTGGGTACGAAAGCCACACCGAAGGCCACAACTTCCCCTATTAGAATGGCTCCGAGCCAGGCTCCCCAGAAGTTGCCCATGCCCCCGATCACAACCACGATCAAAGAGTCGATGATTACCTCGATGCCGGCCCCGGGGGTGACCGTGCGCATCGGGGCGGCCAGTGTTCCGGCCATGCCGCCGAGCGCCGTAGCGATGCCGAAGACCATAGTCATGGTCATGGGGACGTTGACCCCCAGAACGCCGACGATCTCACGATCCACTGCGGCGGCTCTCGCTACGCGGCCGGCCCGTGTCCTTGATAGGATCAGCCATGCCAGGATCACCGCCATCAGGCCGACGCCGATAATGAGAAGGTTGTAGGCCGGAATGAAGATGTCGCCCAACTGGACTGCGCCATCAAATCCCGCCGGGCGCGCGAGGGATTTATACTCCGCTCCCCAGATCAGCTTGACTAGGTCGTCTATGATCAAAATCAGACAGTAGGTCAGCAGAATCTGGAAGCCGCCCTCATTGGCCCTGCCATAGATGCGCCTCAGAAACAAGCACTCGACCACCATGCCGATTAACCCGGCGCAGATCCCGGTCATGACGAGGGTGAGGAAAAAGTTGGATCCCCAAACCGCTGAAAACTGATAGCCGAAGTAAGCCCCGAGCATGTAGAAGGAGCCATGGGCAAAGTTGAAGACGTTGCCGACCCCGAAGATCAAGGTCAGGCCGCTGGCCACTAAAAAGAGGAGCGTGGCTATGGTCAGACCACTGATCAACTGTGTGAAGAAAAAAGACGTGTCCATGGAGTTTTCCTTGCCGGAAAGGAGGACGGGACGATTGGACACCGCCCAGGTTCCACAGTTGCGTTGCCTGAAATTCCCTCCATGCACAGGAAGGCCGGGCATACGGAGGGACGGTATTCCAGTCGCGGGTCGCTATTCGGCCTGGTGGAAATCCTTGCCTGCATGTCGGCCGGGCGGCCATCCGAACATGGACGACCAAAATGCGGCACCTTTGCGAGGCTGCCCGAGGCGAAAAGAGGCGACTATCCCTATGAGGTTTTATGGCCGAAAAGGAGATTGGGGCGGCGCGTGGCCGCCCCTTTTACAAACGGATTACTTACGCTTTTCCTTGATATAATCGGCTGGCGGCATGACATCTTCTGGAGAATAGATTTTCCAGTCGCCGAGCATCATTTTGGCTGGCGGGAAATCATTGTTAGGCATCGTTACGCCTATGGCCTGCATCTTTTTCAGCTGGTGGGTTTCAGGACGCATATAGGAGGTGAAACCTTCAGGATCCCATGGGGCCTTGAGCTTCAAGTTTTCCAAAGCCTTGACCAGCGCCTCGGTGTCATCCGGATTGCCGACCGTTTCGACGGCCTTCGCGATCGCGTAAACACCTACATAGGCGCCGGAAGCCGCATAGGTTGGATAGCGGCCGGTACGTTTGTGGAATTCCTGGACGAACTTTCGGTTGAGCTCCGTATCCGGCCAGTTGTTATAATGGCGCGCGCCCAGCACGAGGCCCGCCGGCAGATCCGCCCCCATCGCGCTCATCAGTTCATAGTTGCCACCGGCATCCGGATGGAAGTAAAGCGATTTCTTGAGCAGGCCATACGGCATGGCCTGCTTGAGAAAAGCGACGGTGTCCCCGCCCCAGAAACCTGCTACGAGGATATCCGGATTGTCACGGCTCAGGGAAGTGATGTAGGCCGTGTAATCGGGTTCAAACAGTTTCGGCCAGTATTCTCCCACGACTTCGTATTGGATGCCGAGGCGATCCAGATTGTATTTGAGTTCGTTCCACTGATCGTGGCCATAGGCGTAATCCGGGCCGATGTAAGCGATGGTCTTCCAATCCTTGGTTTCCCTGAGTTCCTTCAGATAGAGCGCACCTGCAGCCATGGACATGAAGGTGTTGTTGGAAACCCGGAAGTAATACGGCTGCAATTTGTCAACGGTGAGCTGCGTGGATGCATGGTCGGTGCCGATGAAAATGGTTTTGTACTGCTGTGATATTTCGGTGATGGCCAGACCGACACCGGAGCTGACTACCCCGAAGAGGAAATGGACCTTGTCTTCGGTGATGTAGCGGGTGGCCACCCTCACAGCGTAAGCTGGCCTGGCCTTGCTGTCCGTAAAGGTAATGTCCAGCGTATAGCCGTTGACCCCGCCCTTGCCATTGATTTCGTCGATGGCCATTTCGGCGGCGGCGACAGAGTCGATCCCGTACAGGCCGGCCCGTCCGGTCATTGGATACATGGCCCCGATCCGGATGACCTTGTCTTGTGCCTGGACGGCGAGGGGAACTGCAACAACCGCAAGAAACAAGGCCACAAAAAAGACGCAGGTAATCTTTTTCATCCCACCCTCCTCTCATTAACTCTATGTGTTATGATTGTTTTCCCTCAATTCGACCCTGTCCGCCAACCGGCAGGTCAAAGAGGTGCTGGCGAGTGAAATGGTGAAAAGCGGCTATTACAACGCATGTACCATAGGGGAAACAGACTTGGCTGTCAAGCTAAACACTGGTGTGATCTAGGCTGTAAAGCGTGGATCTGCGAATTTGCCCAATCGATCTTCTCAAGAGGCGCTGGCACGCAGATATGAGCATATAGCACGGAAGTTTTCGGCTGGATCCGTTCCTCGACCTTCAAGCTGGTTGTGCAGAGCGCAAGGGTCGATTGATTGCGATAGGCAAGGACGCTTTGCAAGATGGGACCGCGAAGCTTGGAAGTGAACGCGAAAACCCATCCTGGCCAAAATTCTGCGGAGGAAGCGGACCTGACCACGTGAGGGCAAGAGTCACTTCAAACGATGTCTTTCTTCGCAATGATGGGGCTGGAGGTCTTTGAAGGGCGCCTTAGGGGTTGCATTTTGAGGTCAAAAAAGTGCTTCTAAGCTCCTGGAAGCAACCCTTTTCCCTATGTTTTGTTTGTTTTTCAGTCATTTATCTTGGTCCGACCCCGACAACGAAAGTTGCTTGCAACCGATGCAAAAGAGCATGAAACTCAGAGTGTTTGCCTTCGCCGATACGTTCCCGTTCGAGCTGCTCGAATGCTTCAAAAAGTTCTTTGTCTTTATCCGGGTCCAATTTCGCCTCCGCCATGGGGAAAAGAACCGTGTTTTCCTTGGTGATATGTTCATCGAGGAGAGCCACGTATTCTTTAATGATTGTCTGTGCTTGTTCCTTACGCAAGACGAGCCCGGACTCATGGCCGGCCAGGGCATCTTTGAGCATGGCAACCAGTCTGCGGCCCTGTTCATGTTCCAGCAGCATAACCCCGATAGGACCTCCTTCACGCAGCACACCGACATTCTCCAAGGCTGGAAAAAGGAATTCTTCTTCCTTGGCATGATG harbors:
- a CDS encoding putative Radical SAM domain protein (Evidence 3 : Putative function from multiple computational evidences) encodes the protein MITGKSIWKPLLQWMVTGEAGRLRMSRRLPKWPGRLTVPGLYLHVPFCKNPCPYCPYNRIKYDESLFMAYEKAVKEEIDLYGPHLDGQAFCSLYIGGGTPTVNWRGLVSIVCHLQERFQKIGDICVELHPGSMEVDCLSALKDIGVTMLSIGVESTSDVMLKRIKRSHDARVALEAVKRSMRMGFKSVNVDLMFALPGQTLSEWEHDVKTVVGLGVDQLSTYPMFSFPYSDLGKSNSLQQVERPSHCRVKSMLEFSDKHCEENGLQQCTVWSWVKPWKGKFSSITRHHFIGFGPSAASMTGADFYVNTFDVKAYATRLPSARPVAVSMPIQRRLEMAYWLYWRIYELEASSEEFRRVFGSNACLDAEFGHLLRPLIPMGLVDRTNDTYRITKSGAYWIHRLQNEYSLSYINHLWGRCRKEPWPEEVKL
- a CDS encoding hypothetical protein (Evidence 5 : Unknown function) → MAAKKPGLYVLPFSCSVNPAFSFWICFFLFLICLFVLSKKIRLISVMVVIHGEGNHEPNCPMRPFWICFRA
- the aor gene encoding Aor8 — translated: MFGFYNTVLNVDVSRKTFGSRSISDDLLKETLGGKGLATRLLLENNPGGVDPLGAENRLIFAIGPVSGSGIWGSCRHGVFTKSPQTGFYSESYSGGKLAEQMAACGFDALMVHGAADAPVWLEINEETVYFHPASDLWGLETYETEDRVNDWIKRNRPAGGGCGTVCIGPAGENLVAFAVIENDHWRSAGRTGVGAVMGSKKIKAIAFHGRRKKSFADDRLLRQFIREIAAESKDNPGVIAYKTKGTPMLVDIMNKAGGFPTRYWQKGRFEGASGINADALHQRCEVQPRSCLKCFMACGRLSTVKSGRHKGLRLEGPEYETIYAFGGLCEIDSIEEILYLNDLCDRLGLDTITAGNLAGLTIEAARQKRIEYHIDYGDVDAIARLLKDIAARRGIGDLLAQGIRNTAQAWGMSDQAVHVKGLEPAGYDPRVLKGMGLAYGASERGACHLRATFYKPELAGIVDSETIEGKAAVFAEWEDRLTVFDTLILCRFYRDLYQWEQLATILKAVTGLELERDSMRAIAARVKDDTRRFNIREGWTRLDDNLPPRFHQEVLPEEGKGITEAQMATMLAEYYRARGWNEAGEPPPQ
- the dhaT gene encoding 1,3-propanediol dehydrogenase is translated as MQKTLLFQTTPRIVMGAGCLAQIPAEVKRLGGGKVLIVTDPGLVKTGIAERLERVLRDDGLAFSCYDKVEPDPRLEIARDAADALRASGADVVIGLGGGSSIDIAKIAALMVENDGDLADYFGVDLVPRPGRKTLIVPTTAGTGSEVTPIVILSDEAEKLKKGVVSPYLFPSVALLDPELTLDLPPQVTAATGMDALIHAVEAFTSKNAYPMTDMLAREAISLLADNIRTAFANGQDLEARTCMLEGSLLAGMAFANAGVTAVHAFAYPIGAEFHIPHGVANSIMLAPVMEFNMLGNLPKFAEMAELLGEEIEGMSLRDMALAAVDAMRTLAADLRIPAHLSLFGIQESDIPNLAQGVMKVTRLLANNPRTMTQEDAERIYLSVL
- the livF gene encoding leucine/isoleucine/valine transporter subunit; ATP-binding component of ABC superfamily (Evidence 2a : Function from experimental evidences in other organisms; PubMedId : 14702302, 2195019; Product type t : transporter) — encoded protein: MERILRAVDLNTYYGRSHILFNVSLDVDTGETVCLMGRNGVGKSTTFRSLVGLTPPREGRVFFKDNECTGLAAYKMARMGLGFVPEDRRILGPFTVRENLELGRIPGRSGRWNLESVFEQFPVLAVMAGRTGGTLSGGEQQMLTIARALMGNPDLLLLDEPSEGLSPVIVGTLRGLILDLKEAKTTILLSEQNMRFAMAVSDRVVLLDKGHVVYGGTVEAFRQAEDIQKTYLAV
- the livG gene encoding leucine/isoleucine/valine transporter subunit; ATP-binding component of ABC superfamily (Evidence 2a : Function from experimental evidences in other organisms; PubMedId : 14702302, 2195019; Product type t : transporter), yielding MTPILQITSLNKSFGGLHVTSDVSFAVMPGEISAIIGPNGAGKTTLFNQITGRFRPDGGSIMFDGHEIIGKSPQQIVALGIGRAFQIASIFPDETVLNNIRVACLSKLSQTRKYLHPVEHFQQATEDAHAVLESLGLDQQAHRMAFELAHGDQKLLDIGIALALRPRLLLLDEPTAGMSPEERLHTKELILKLWKDFDLSLVFIEHDMDMVFGIAQTVRVLQQGTLLADDTPEKIRANKQVITAYLGEEF
- a CDS encoding Amino acid/amide ABC transporter membrane protein 2, HAAT family; translation: MLEKITRRLIPASPLGLLVLIFAMVPVITNSPYKLNVASHILVWGLFAVSFNMLWGITGMLSFGQALYYGLGAYSVGLMVDYLGSAWFLPALAAGLLMAFLLSFLLGLLVIRVGGVYFTMLTLAFAQLAWQITFKWYDFTGGDDGIQGIIPPGILQNRIVYYYFVLLLVFLSIWTLKRMAYSPFGMILRCIQQNPERIRFLGRRVRRNQLRIYMISSFFAALAGGIMAGVDSSIHTDMLLWTTSGEAILMSVLGGISQFFGPFFGAAVFILLEDNIGAVTEYWPLIIGSVMLFMVIIFPKGIVGEALSLKVRFGKTDTGRSS
- a CDS encoding Amino acid/amide ABC transporter membrane protein 1, HAAT family — its product is MDTSFFFTQLISGLTIATLLFLVASGLTLIFGVGNVFNFAHGSFYMLGAYFGYQFSAVWGSNFFLTLVMTGICAGLIGMVVECLFLRRIYGRANEGGFQILLTYCLILIIDDLVKLIWGAEYKSLARPAGFDGAVQLGDIFIPAYNLLIIGVGLMAVILAWLILSRTRAGRVARAAAVDREIVGVLGVNVPMTMTMVFGIATALGGMAGTLAAPMRTVTPGAGIEVIIDSLIVVVIGGMGNFWGAWLGAILIGEVVAFGVAFVPKWATLFSFLILVIVLVFKPEGLFSARRTR
- a CDS encoding Amino acid/amide ABC transporter substrate-binding protein, HAAT family encodes the protein MKKITCVFFVALFLAVVAVPLAVQAQDKVIRIGAMYPMTGRAGLYGIDSVAAAEMAIDEINGKGGVNGYTLDITFTDSKARPAYAVRVATRYITEDKVHFLFGVVSSGVGLAITEISQQYKTIFIGTDHASTQLTVDKLQPYYFRVSNNTFMSMAAGALYLKELRETKDWKTIAYIGPDYAYGHDQWNELKYNLDRLGIQYEVVGEYWPKLFEPDYTAYITSLSRDNPDILVAGFWGGDTVAFLKQAMPYGLLKKSLYFHPDAGGNYELMSAMGADLPAGLVLGARHYNNWPDTELNRKFVQEFHKRTGRYPTYAASGAYVGVYAIAKAVETVGNPDDTEALVKALENLKLKAPWDPEGFTSYMRPETHQLKKMQAIGVTMPNNDFPPAKMMLGDWKIYSPEDVMPPADYIKEKRK
- a CDS encoding hypothetical protein (Evidence 5 : Unknown function), with the protein product MFSLNSTLSANRQVKEVLASEMVKSGYYNACTIGETDLAVKLNTGVI
- a CDS encoding hypothetical protein (Evidence 5 : Unknown function), translated to MVRSASSAEFWPGWVFAFTSKLRGPILQSVLAYRNQSTLALCTTSLKVEERIQPKTSVLYAHICVPAPLEKIDWANSQIHALQPRSHQCLA
- a CDS encoding Hemerythrin HHE cation binding domain protein — its product is MKAIEELKNEHHGIEIMLRILQAVADRFGRGQEVDGKDLSNILEFLSVFVDKCHHAKEEEFLFPALENVGVLREGGPIGVMLLEHEQGRRLVAMLKDALAGHESGLVLRKEQAQTIIKEYVALLDEHITKENTVLFPMAEAKLDPDKDKELFEAFEQLERERIGEGKHSEFHALLHRLQATFVVGVGPR